In Pirellulales bacterium, the following proteins share a genomic window:
- a CDS encoding alpha/beta hydrolase family protein: MRRSLFRALALCVTLCAAAATAAEPLPVQTIEHDAPSVGRKMKFNLVLPAGYDSSQDRYPVLYLLHGLTSNYTLWAAMNVPQFAANYKLIVVMPDVGNSWYVNWAESDASQKNNWEDYIIKDLIGYIDGHYRTIASRAGRAINGLSMGGYGAMTLGLRHPDMFCTIGSHSGALAFAERSAENVAKGEQPEFLRREWSKELNPKIKIDGFSTPAERTPKGKIFSNTEQCDAHDPFKLVLKVDRAELPFIYVDCGTDDGLITSNQRFCELLMKNNIPFTYGQSKGGHVPPYWAREVGQSMAVQHLIIQRALAAAAKAEKAAGNAGGN, encoded by the coding sequence ATGCGCCGCTCCCTCTTTCGTGCCTTGGCCCTGTGCGTGACGCTCTGTGCCGCGGCGGCCACTGCCGCGGAACCGTTGCCGGTCCAGACCATCGAGCACGACGCACCTTCGGTCGGGCGGAAGATGAAATTCAATCTGGTTCTGCCTGCCGGCTACGACAGCTCGCAGGATCGCTACCCGGTGCTGTATTTGCTGCACGGCTTGACGAGCAATTACACGCTGTGGGCGGCGATGAACGTGCCGCAGTTCGCGGCCAACTACAAGCTAATCGTGGTCATGCCCGACGTCGGAAACTCGTGGTATGTCAACTGGGCCGAGAGCGACGCGAGCCAGAAGAACAATTGGGAAGATTACATCATCAAGGATTTGATCGGCTACATCGATGGCCATTACCGGACGATCGCCAGCCGCGCTGGCCGCGCGATCAACGGTCTGTCGATGGGCGGATACGGGGCCATGACGCTCGGTCTGCGCCATCCCGACATGTTCTGCACGATTGGCAGCCATTCGGGCGCGCTGGCCTTCGCCGAGCGCTCGGCCGAGAACGTAGCCAAGGGGGAACAGCCGGAGTTCCTGCGCCGCGAATGGTCGAAAGAATTGAACCCGAAGATCAAGATCGATGGCTTCAGCACGCCGGCCGAACGGACGCCGAAAGGAAAGATCTTTTCCAACACCGAACAATGCGACGCCCACGATCCGTTCAAGCTGGTGCTGAAAGTTGATCGCGCCGAGCTGCCATTTATCTACGTCGATTGCGGCACCGACGACGGCTTGATCACCAGCAACCAGCGCTTCTGCGAGCTCTTGATGAAGAACAATATCCCGTTCACGTACGGGCAATCGAAAGGGGGGCACGTGCCGCCCTATTGGGCGCGCGAGGTGGGCCAATCAATGGCCGTGCAGCATTTAATCATCCAACGGGCGCTAGCGGCGGCGGCGAAAGCTGAGAAGGCCGCCGGGAACGCCGGTGGCAATTAG